The proteins below are encoded in one region of Syntrophotalea carbinolica DSM 2380:
- a CDS encoding CvpA family protein, producing MNVVDIAILTVLALFLIKGVVRGLLKELCSLFGLFGGLVIALRFHPYLAEGMLKTFSLPAQLCVVIAFAALFLLTVLIFAVIGFILSRFVKLLFLGGFNRVAGGLFGIVQGAAILILVLFGLSRSPLPEQAQKYLRSSQLTPPLVDMGETLFRHGKQLGGTVKGRS from the coding sequence GTTTTTGATCAAGGGGGTGGTGCGCGGACTGCTCAAGGAGCTCTGCTCTTTGTTCGGGCTGTTTGGCGGATTGGTGATAGCCCTGCGTTTTCATCCCTATCTGGCCGAGGGCATGCTTAAAACCTTCTCCTTGCCGGCCCAGTTATGTGTAGTAATCGCTTTTGCTGCATTATTTCTGCTGACGGTCTTGATTTTTGCAGTGATTGGGTTTATTCTGTCACGTTTCGTCAAGTTGCTTTTTCTCGGGGGCTTCAACCGGGTGGCAGGGGGCTTGTTCGGTATCGTTCAGGGTGCCGCGATTTTGATCCTGGTCTTGTTCGGGTTGAGTCGCAGCCCCTTGCCGGAACAGGCGCAAAAATATCTGCGTTCATCGCAGCTGACGCCCCCTTTGGTCGACATGGGGGAGACCCTGTTTCGTCACGGCAAGCAACTGGGCGGCACGGTAAAAGGCCGCTCCTGA